A DNA window from Ostrea edulis chromosome 5, xbOstEdul1.1, whole genome shotgun sequence contains the following coding sequences:
- the LOC125652000 gene encoding glutaredoxin-like, with amino-acid sequence MSLATAIEEKIASKKVIMYSKTTCPYCLKAKKVFSKFITEGTLKKGDYEVIEIDRDPKCTAIQTCMLKKTGARTVPRVFINGKFFGGGDETVQMASNGKLKKLLNEGC; translated from the exons ATGTCTTTGGCAACCGCTATCGAGGAGAAAATTGCTTCAAAGAAGGTAATTATGTATTCGAAGACCACTTGTCCGTATTGTCTGAAAGCAAAAAAGGTGTTTTCTAAGTTTATAACGGAAGGGACTCTGAAAAAGGGGGACTATGAAGTTATCGAGATAGACAGAGATCCCAAATGCACTGCTATCCAAACTTGCATGTTGAAGAAAACAGGAGCGAGAACT GTACCCCGGGTTTTCATTAACGGGAAATTTTTTGGAGGAGGAGACGAAACGGTCCAGATGGCTTCCAATGGCAAACTGAAAAAGCTTTTGAATGAGGGATGTTAA
- the LOC125657467 gene encoding uncharacterized protein LOC125657467 isoform X2, translated as MVPIRVLLLIAIPLIGIFLQKSSCKGVDESNHQVESSPDLEGDHEVIRTKRDVDNTIADETEEIEKRRIGRWRRLIRRKPGRRRRPNMRRIFGGAGDIIGAVDTGMKIADLLRNNG; from the exons ATGGTGCCTATCAGAGTGTTACTGCTGATCGCAATACCGCTCATTGGTATCTTTCTGCAaa AATCATCCTGCAAGGGCGTTGACGAAAGTAATCATCAAGTGGAAAGTTCCCCAGACCTCG AAGGGGACCATGAGGTGATTAGAACCAAGCGAGACGTTGACAATACTATTGCAG ATGAAACAGAAGAAATAGAAAAACGAAGGATTGGGCGTTGGCGAAGATTGATTCGTCGCAAGCCTGGTCGAAGAAGGAGACCAAATATGAGGAGAATATTTGGAGGTGCGGGTGATATAATTGGTGCAGTGGATACTG GTATGAAAATAGCCGATTTGTTGAGGAACAATGGATAA
- the LOC125652001 gene encoding uncharacterized protein LOC125652001: protein MSVATTVDQKIASKKVIMYSKSYCPFCTKAKKAFQDLLNDGTLSKNDYEVVEIENDPNCDAIQDYMKTKTGGRSVPRVFINGKFIGGGDETAQMKSTGKLTELVKA, encoded by the exons ATGTCCGTGGCAACAACTGTCGATCAAAAAATTGCCTCAAAGAAGGTAATTATGTATTCTAAATCTTACTGTCCATTTTGTACGAAAGCAAAGAAAGCATTCCAGGATTTGTTAAACGATGGAACACTTTCAAAGAATGATTATGAAGTTGTCGAGATAGAAAATGACCCCAACTGCGACGCTATCCAGGATTACATGAAGACGAAAACTGGCGGTAGATCT GTACCCCGGGTTTTCATTAACGGGAAATTCATTGGAGGAGGAGACGAAACCGCCCAGATGAAATCCACTGGAAAACTGACGGAACTTGTAAAAGCTTAA
- the LOC125657467 gene encoding uncharacterized protein LOC125657467 isoform X1, which yields MVPIRVLLLIAIPLIGIFLQKSSCKGVDESNHQVESSPDLEGDHEVIRTKRDVDNTIADMTEYKRPLGDSALSNGDETEEIEKRRIGRWRRLIRRKPGRRRRPNMRRIFGGAGDIIGAVDTGMKIADLLRNNG from the exons ATGGTGCCTATCAGAGTGTTACTGCTGATCGCAATACCGCTCATTGGTATCTTTCTGCAaa AATCATCCTGCAAGGGCGTTGACGAAAGTAATCATCAAGTGGAAAGTTCCCCAGACCTCG AAGGGGACCATGAGGTGATTAGAACCAAGCGAGACGTTGACAATACTATTGCAG ACATGACAGAATATAAACGTCCATTGGGCGATTCAGCACTATCAAATGGAG ATGAAACAGAAGAAATAGAAAAACGAAGGATTGGGCGTTGGCGAAGATTGATTCGTCGCAAGCCTGGTCGAAGAAGGAGACCAAATATGAGGAGAATATTTGGAGGTGCGGGTGATATAATTGGTGCAGTGGATACTG GTATGAAAATAGCCGATTTGTTGAGGAACAATGGATAA